The following are encoded in a window of Desulfobotulus pelophilus genomic DNA:
- a CDS encoding ABC transporter substrate-binding protein: MLKSNQAKILITLTCISILALAGGLLLVKNRPDETLLFGRNPDLPTLTFYTSDLATTPQLPFWSALKKGELLENCNIRVELWKNLDDLRGIMLAGKGDLWLGDTEGFARAQSAGAPVRLLLISGWRKFYLVSRNSKIHGLDDIKGTQLAFTPPGTPAVSLIRSIQKEDRQAIIFASHEPRQLALMLLDGRLDTALLPEPLLSSLIAKDKTIRIVENIEDYYGRKTGGPGRIPLAGIAVNAKTAAAYPHLVQSILDTLIREGEKLTMDADAAMEALDALPTMFTGFIPKEMIAASLERDVVLVKTALDAEKEIRSYLSILMPGFLETLKNRNDFFWEPM; the protein is encoded by the coding sequence ATGCTGAAATCCAACCAGGCAAAAATTCTGATAACACTGACATGTATAAGCATATTGGCTTTAGCAGGAGGCCTCCTGCTTGTCAAAAACCGACCCGATGAGACCCTTCTTTTTGGCCGGAATCCTGATCTTCCCACCCTTACCTTCTATACTTCAGACCTTGCCACCACACCACAGCTCCCCTTCTGGTCCGCCCTGAAAAAAGGGGAGCTCCTTGAGAACTGCAACATCCGCGTTGAACTATGGAAAAATCTTGATGATTTAAGGGGAATCATGCTGGCCGGTAAGGGTGACCTGTGGCTGGGTGATACGGAAGGCTTTGCCAGGGCTCAGTCCGCCGGAGCACCGGTCAGGCTTCTTCTGATCAGCGGATGGCGTAAATTTTATCTTGTTTCAAGGAATTCCAAAATCCATGGACTGGATGATATAAAGGGAACTCAGCTGGCCTTCACTCCTCCGGGTACCCCAGCTGTTTCCCTCATCCGATCCATTCAGAAAGAGGACAGGCAAGCCATCATTTTTGCATCTCACGAACCCCGACAACTTGCCCTCATGCTTCTCGATGGCCGGCTGGATACGGCTCTCCTACCCGAACCCTTACTCTCCAGTCTCATAGCAAAAGATAAAACCATACGGATAGTTGAGAACATAGAAGATTATTACGGAAGAAAAACAGGAGGGCCAGGGCGCATTCCCCTGGCTGGCATAGCCGTCAATGCAAAAACCGCTGCCGCCTATCCCCATCTTGTACAATCTATTCTTGACACACTCATCAGAGAAGGGGAAAAACTGACCATGGATGCAGACGCTGCAATGGAGGCTCTGGATGCACTGCCAACTATGTTTACAGGCTTTATTCCGAAGGAAATGATAGCGGCGTCCCTTGAAAGGGATGTGGTACTGGTGAAAACCGCTCTTGATGCGGAAAAAGAAATCAGGTCCTATCTGTCCATTCTCATGCCCGGTTTCCTTGAAACACTGAAAAACCGGAATGATTTTTTCTGGGAACCCATGTAG
- a CDS encoding NADH-quinone oxidoreductase subunit NuoF — protein sequence MPYKNFCLVCSGNQCESAKSEEIFKELKKTVTDLNLGQEIQVVKTGCFGLCTQGPIVKILPDETFYVGVDTGDVKAIIHEHIIGGQTIERLKFKGKAPGKDPRHYQKQIRIALRNCGVINPEDITEYIGRDGYAALGKAIFEMKPADVIEELRKSGLRGRGGAGFPTWLKWKFTHDVKDQSDEVYIVCNADEGDPGAYMDRSILEGDPQSVLEAMTLAGYACGSSKGYIYIRAEYPLAIERLYTAMSQAREYGLLGDNILGSGFNFDIEIRLGAGAFVCGEETALLASIEGERGMPRPRPPFPAVKGLWGKPTVINNVETYANIAQIILRGGDWFSQIGTEKSKGTKVFALTGKINNSGLVEVPMGTTLREIIYDIGGGIPKGKAFKAVQTGGPSGGVITADHLDTPIDYENLVALGSMMGSGGMIVMDEDDCIVDVTKFYLDFSVEESCGKCAPCRIGGRKMYNILNKITRGNGTMEDIQHLKALAVPMQKASLCGLGQAAPNPILSTLRYFEDEYLAHIQDKRCPAGVCKALVTYTIDPDICIGCTVCSRKCPNNCITGERKEPHFIDQERCIKCGICYKGCKFGAVKIA from the coding sequence ATGCCTTATAAAAATTTCTGTCTGGTCTGCAGCGGCAACCAGTGTGAATCCGCAAAATCAGAAGAAATCTTCAAGGAATTAAAAAAAACGGTAACAGACCTGAACCTCGGACAGGAAATTCAAGTTGTGAAAACAGGCTGTTTCGGCTTGTGCACCCAAGGTCCCATCGTGAAGATTCTTCCTGATGAAACATTCTATGTTGGGGTCGATACAGGGGATGTAAAGGCCATCATCCATGAACACATCATAGGCGGCCAAACTATTGAACGCCTGAAGTTTAAGGGCAAAGCCCCCGGGAAAGACCCCCGTCATTACCAGAAACAGATCCGCATTGCCCTCCGAAACTGCGGCGTCATCAATCCTGAAGATATCACAGAATACATTGGCAGAGATGGCTATGCAGCCCTGGGTAAAGCTATTTTTGAAATGAAACCGGCGGATGTCATCGAAGAACTCAGAAAATCCGGACTCAGGGGCCGTGGTGGTGCGGGCTTCCCCACATGGCTTAAGTGGAAATTCACCCACGACGTAAAAGACCAGTCCGATGAAGTCTACATTGTCTGTAATGCCGATGAAGGAGATCCCGGCGCCTACATGGATCGTTCCATCCTTGAAGGTGATCCCCAGTCCGTGCTGGAAGCCATGACCCTCGCCGGTTACGCCTGTGGCTCCAGCAAAGGCTATATCTACATCCGTGCTGAGTACCCCCTTGCCATTGAACGCCTTTACACCGCCATGAGTCAGGCAAGGGAATACGGCCTGCTGGGCGACAACATTCTTGGCAGCGGTTTTAACTTCGATATAGAAATCAGGCTTGGGGCAGGCGCTTTTGTCTGTGGGGAAGAAACAGCACTCCTCGCCTCCATTGAAGGCGAGCGGGGTATGCCCCGCCCTCGTCCGCCCTTCCCGGCTGTGAAAGGTTTATGGGGAAAACCTACGGTCATCAATAACGTGGAAACCTACGCCAATATTGCGCAAATTATCCTCCGGGGCGGAGACTGGTTCAGCCAGATCGGAACGGAAAAATCCAAAGGGACCAAAGTCTTTGCCCTTACGGGAAAAATTAACAACTCGGGTCTCGTAGAAGTGCCCATGGGAACCACTCTACGGGAAATTATCTATGATATCGGCGGTGGTATTCCTAAAGGAAAAGCATTCAAGGCCGTGCAGACCGGCGGGCCTTCCGGTGGGGTGATCACAGCAGACCATCTCGATACTCCAATCGATTATGAAAATCTGGTGGCCTTAGGTTCCATGATGGGCTCCGGCGGCATGATCGTTATGGATGAAGACGACTGCATAGTGGATGTTACCAAGTTTTATCTCGATTTTTCCGTTGAGGAATCCTGCGGGAAATGTGCTCCCTGCCGCATAGGCGGACGAAAAATGTACAATATCCTGAATAAAATCACCAGAGGCAACGGGACGATGGAGGACATTCAGCACCTCAAGGCCCTTGCGGTTCCCATGCAGAAAGCATCCCTCTGTGGCCTGGGTCAGGCAGCACCCAACCCCATTTTGTCCACGCTCCGGTACTTTGAGGATGAATACCTGGCACACATACAGGACAAACGCTGCCCTGCCGGTGTCTGCAAGGCCCTTGTCACCTACACCATCGACCCGGATATCTGCATCGGCTGTACGGTCTGCTCCCGAAAATGCCCCAATAACTGCATTACAGGAGAACGTAAAGAGCCCCATTTCATTGATCAGGAACGCTGCATCAAATGCGGCATCTGCTACAAGGGCTGCAAGTTTGGTGCGGTAAAAATCGCTTAG
- a CDS encoding (2Fe-2S) ferredoxin domain-containing protein, which yields MGQTPLDAINELREKKRLELHYRKGNEDKIEILIGMGSSGIASGAKNVLRTFNEILNERGITNVLIRRTGSLGLDHAEPTVEIKMTGMPDIIYGKVTQDVAQQIIEKHIIGKELVCGHIYDRPAQDVVKEPTHAL from the coding sequence ATGGGACAGACACCCCTTGATGCAATCAATGAGCTCCGTGAAAAAAAACGACTGGAACTTCATTACCGGAAGGGCAATGAAGATAAAATTGAAATTCTTATCGGCATGGGTAGCAGCGGCATCGCTTCCGGAGCCAAAAACGTTCTCCGAACCTTCAACGAGATTCTGAACGAGCGGGGCATCACCAACGTTTTGATCCGGCGAACCGGATCCCTCGGCCTGGACCACGCAGAACCCACCGTTGAAATCAAAATGACGGGTATGCCGGATATTATCTATGGTAAGGTCACCCAGGATGTTGCCCAGCAGATCATTGAAAAGCACATCATCGGAAAAGAGCTGGTATGCGGGCATATCTATGACCGACCCGCCCAGGACGTGGTAAAGGAGCCTACCCATGCCTTATAA
- a CDS encoding NADH-dependent [FeFe] hydrogenase, group A6, whose protein sequence is MQKVTIKINNIPLEVKQGTSVLAAARQAGIHIPTLCAHPDLTPWGACGLCVVKVEGMPKLPRACVTEVAEGASYITHDPELNKIRRTIVEMILSNHPNECLTCGRSGSCELQTLAANFSIREVPFEHNVTELPKDDSTLSIVLDPRKCIKCGRCVLVCQQLQDVWALEFLGRGDHTEMMPAAGASLSESPCIKCGQCSAHCPVGAIYERDDTKELLNAILNPELHVAVQIAPAVRVAIGEAFGLKPGTITTGKIYSALRRLGVNAVFDTNFSADLTIMEEGTEFVQRLTEGGVLPLITSCCPSWVDYMEKYCDDMIPNFSTAKSPMMMQGALTKTYYADKMGLPKDKIFSAAIMPCTSKKFEIVRDKDMYASGQQDVDLVLTTRELARLIKQSGIDFLALPDEEADSPIGAYTGAGTIFGATGGVMEAALRTAHFLVTGKEYQAITFDAVRGMEGIRSATLSIDGKELRVAIAHGIANVRDLLNEIRKARDEGKEPPYHFVEVMACRGGCIAGGGQPYNTTDEVRNARIAGMYADDQQSEIRCSHQNPFIQEVYRDFLGTPCSEKSHSLLHTHYHPRPLYTK, encoded by the coding sequence GTGCAGAAAGTCACTATAAAAATCAATAATATTCCCCTTGAAGTAAAACAGGGGACCTCCGTTCTGGCCGCTGCAAGGCAGGCAGGTATCCACATCCCCACCCTTTGCGCCCATCCGGATCTCACCCCATGGGGAGCTTGCGGTCTCTGTGTTGTCAAGGTGGAAGGCATGCCCAAACTGCCCCGTGCCTGTGTCACCGAAGTCGCAGAAGGTGCCAGCTATATCACCCATGACCCTGAACTCAACAAAATTCGCCGCACCATTGTGGAGATGATTCTCTCCAATCATCCCAATGAGTGCCTTACCTGCGGACGAAGCGGCAGTTGTGAACTGCAGACTCTGGCTGCCAACTTCAGTATCCGTGAAGTCCCCTTTGAACACAATGTAACGGAACTACCCAAAGACGACTCCACCCTTTCCATCGTTCTCGATCCCCGTAAATGCATTAAATGCGGCCGCTGCGTGCTTGTTTGCCAGCAGCTTCAGGACGTCTGGGCTCTGGAATTTCTGGGCAGGGGTGATCATACGGAAATGATGCCTGCAGCCGGTGCCAGCCTCAGTGAAAGTCCCTGCATTAAATGCGGCCAGTGCAGTGCCCATTGCCCTGTGGGAGCCATCTACGAAAGAGATGACACCAAAGAACTGCTGAATGCCATTCTCAATCCGGAACTCCATGTAGCCGTACAGATTGCTCCGGCCGTTCGCGTGGCCATTGGTGAGGCCTTTGGTCTCAAACCAGGAACCATCACCACAGGAAAAATTTACTCAGCCCTCAGGCGCTTGGGAGTCAACGCGGTCTTTGATACCAATTTCTCCGCAGATCTCACAATTATGGAAGAAGGAACGGAGTTTGTTCAGCGCCTGACCGAAGGTGGCGTGCTCCCCCTGATCACTTCCTGCTGCCCCAGCTGGGTGGATTATATGGAAAAATACTGTGACGACATGATTCCCAATTTTTCCACAGCTAAATCCCCCATGATGATGCAGGGCGCCCTTACCAAAACCTACTATGCTGACAAAATGGGCCTGCCCAAAGACAAAATATTTTCTGCCGCCATCATGCCCTGCACCAGCAAAAAATTTGAAATTGTGAGAGATAAGGATATGTATGCTTCCGGGCAACAGGACGTGGATCTGGTTCTGACAACCCGGGAGCTGGCACGCCTTATCAAACAGTCCGGGATTGATTTTCTGGCCCTTCCCGATGAAGAAGCGGATTCTCCCATCGGTGCCTACACAGGTGCCGGCACTATTTTCGGTGCAACAGGGGGGGTTATGGAAGCCGCACTCAGAACGGCGCATTTTCTGGTTACAGGAAAAGAATATCAGGCAATTACCTTCGATGCCGTCCGTGGTATGGAAGGTATCCGCAGCGCCACCTTATCAATTGACGGCAAAGAACTTCGGGTAGCCATTGCCCATGGTATTGCCAATGTGCGGGATCTTCTCAATGAAATTCGTAAAGCCCGTGATGAAGGCAAAGAGCCTCCCTACCACTTTGTGGAAGTCATGGCCTGCCGTGGCGGTTGCATCGCAGGTGGCGGGCAGCCCTACAACACAACAGATGAGGTAAGAAACGCTCGTATCGCCGGAATGTATGCCGATGACCAGCAGTCAGAAATCCGTTGTTCTCATCAGAACCCATTTATTCAGGAAGTGTACAGAGATTTCCTCGGTACACCCTGCAGCGAAAAGTCCCACTCTCTGCTGCATACCCATTATCATCCGAGACCTCTCTACACGAAATAA
- a CDS encoding ABC transporter permease, giving the protein MSPFFFSFGLLFLLWTSLSWIMGSHLVPSPLETGLCLAAMSLDGNTWIHITITVFRGVSAISITLGLALLTGIPAGLSQKTMSLITPLVAALQATPPILWITLIMIWAGTGSTVPIFVVLASLFPPLFFTIANGVASLDTRLFKMARIHGVKKGRIAKDLILRGIQPNLLAGLSFALGSCWKVTAVAEFLGSTQGIGSRIYWAYRMLEMPELFAWGCILVGMGMAIEFGLIRPMRQAAATQRGKHA; this is encoded by the coding sequence ATGTCACCTTTCTTTTTTTCCTTCGGTCTTCTGTTCTTATTATGGACATCCCTTTCATGGATAATGGGCAGCCATCTCGTTCCAAGCCCTCTGGAAACGGGCTTATGCCTTGCTGCCATGAGCCTTGATGGGAACACCTGGATCCATATTACCATCACGGTTTTCCGAGGAGTGTCCGCCATATCCATCACCCTTGGCCTCGCACTTCTCACAGGGATTCCTGCGGGTCTCTCCCAAAAAACCATGTCCCTCATAACCCCTCTTGTGGCAGCACTCCAGGCAACGCCCCCCATTTTATGGATCACCCTCATCATGATATGGGCAGGTACGGGCAGTACTGTTCCCATCTTCGTTGTACTGGCGTCCCTATTTCCTCCCCTTTTTTTTACAATAGCCAACGGCGTAGCCAGTCTGGACACCCGCCTGTTCAAGATGGCAAGAATTCATGGTGTCAAAAAAGGTCGCATAGCCAAAGACCTTATATTGAGAGGCATTCAACCCAATCTTCTTGCAGGCCTCTCCTTTGCTCTGGGAAGTTGCTGGAAAGTCACGGCTGTAGCCGAATTTCTGGGCAGTACCCAAGGTATAGGATCAAGGATTTACTGGGCCTACAGAATGTTGGAAATGCCGGAACTTTTTGCCTGGGGCTGCATCCTTGTTGGAATGGGCATGGCTATCGAATTTGGCCTGATACGGCCCATGAGACAGGCGGCGGCCACGCAGCGAGGAAAGCATGCTTAA
- a CDS encoding TonB-dependent receptor plug domain-containing protein, producing the protein MTGYALQRIKIKLYQIVLHKQCACTKCVTLGLLLSFGSLFPALHCQANPSEPPAKHAEEAIVLEKLIVSARGSATPISQTPGGVGIVNDTTIFQAQPVSISNALQRISGVNKTSDSLWGSEVSIRGLSRNRVIFLIDGCRVNTATDLNAQFGLLHPDEIERIEVLKGPVSALYGSGSIGGVVNVITKKGTFSPEPSFHASFTVTHQSNPEGYSTHTSLMHTAPNHWVYASGSLRDHDSYKDGDGAEVHNSQFDDMGGSIKTGFRWNELHQTVFQFQYIKGNEIGIPGKGEASMPAVADVTYRDISREMMSIHHSFTPHQYAWKRSDISFFHQKIDRDVRIDQMPPAGAVASLNPSASHTTWGMKWINEIETGKHDLALGMDIWEWEMKSTRKRNFRNGTTGIDNPLADSKQFSGGIFAEDMWALSPNLTLNFGGRLDFLRADSKDHYQWILPPAPNTENPLIRTEDDYHDFSWNFHAGLAWRFIPQWSMTFLAASSYRAPDLMERFKYIDLGQYAVYGNRDLDPERSRFFEYGLHHTTSRINASISAFFNEVDDLIVEKRISDQRHEMQNIETARIYGSEAEIEWHFMEDWTAYGHVAWLRGKNRTENQDLDNIYPFNGLAGIRRTASSGLNGHMEAVWAARQSEVAPDERKTPGWLTLNTGISYSMPFAGSFHELALTANNLLDATYRDHLSTGRKPALLNEPGRNIVITYRVIF; encoded by the coding sequence TTGACCGGATACGCCTTACAGCGCATTAAAATCAAACTATACCAAATTGTTCTTCATAAACAATGTGCTTGCACCAAGTGCGTGACGCTGGGCCTTTTACTGAGTTTTGGAAGCCTCTTTCCGGCTCTGCACTGTCAGGCCAACCCATCAGAACCTCCGGCAAAACATGCGGAAGAGGCCATTGTCCTCGAAAAGCTGATTGTTTCCGCCAGAGGAAGTGCCACTCCCATATCTCAGACCCCCGGGGGCGTGGGAATAGTGAATGACACCACCATTTTCCAGGCACAGCCCGTCAGTATCAGCAACGCTCTCCAGCGGATATCCGGAGTCAACAAAACTTCGGATTCTCTGTGGGGTTCTGAGGTAAGCATACGGGGACTGAGCAGAAACCGCGTTATTTTTCTCATTGACGGCTGCCGTGTTAACACAGCCACAGATCTCAACGCCCAGTTCGGCCTGCTCCATCCCGATGAAATTGAACGAATTGAAGTACTTAAAGGTCCTGTGAGTGCACTCTACGGCTCCGGATCCATAGGAGGTGTTGTCAACGTTATCACCAAAAAAGGTACTTTTTCTCCAGAACCGTCGTTCCATGCTTCCTTCACCGTCACCCACCAGAGCAACCCGGAAGGATACAGCACCCATACATCCCTCATGCATACGGCCCCCAACCACTGGGTCTATGCATCAGGGAGCCTGAGGGATCACGACAGCTACAAAGACGGAGATGGAGCAGAGGTCCATAACAGTCAGTTTGACGACATGGGCGGCTCCATTAAAACAGGCTTCCGATGGAATGAGCTACACCAGACAGTCTTTCAGTTTCAATATATAAAAGGAAATGAGATCGGTATTCCCGGAAAAGGTGAAGCTTCCATGCCCGCTGTGGCTGATGTTACCTACAGGGATATATCAAGGGAAATGATGAGCATCCATCACTCCTTTACTCCGCACCAGTATGCGTGGAAACGCTCCGATATCAGTTTCTTCCATCAGAAAATCGACAGGGATGTCCGCATTGACCAGATGCCGCCAGCAGGAGCCGTAGCCAGCCTCAATCCTTCTGCCAGCCATACCACCTGGGGGATGAAATGGATCAACGAGATTGAAACAGGTAAACATGACCTCGCCCTTGGGATGGATATATGGGAATGGGAGATGAAATCCACCCGAAAACGAAACTTTCGGAACGGAACCACAGGTATTGACAACCCCCTTGCAGACTCAAAACAATTTTCTGGTGGCATTTTTGCAGAGGATATGTGGGCTCTTTCCCCCAACCTCACCCTCAATTTTGGCGGCAGGCTGGATTTTCTCAGGGCTGACAGTAAAGACCATTACCAATGGATTCTTCCCCCTGCCCCCAATACGGAAAACCCCTTGATTCGTACGGAAGATGATTACCATGACTTCAGCTGGAACTTCCATGCAGGTCTGGCCTGGCGGTTTATTCCACAATGGTCCATGACTTTTCTCGCAGCCTCGAGCTATCGTGCACCCGATCTCATGGAACGCTTCAAATATATCGACCTTGGCCAATATGCCGTCTACGGTAACCGGGATCTGGATCCGGAGAGATCCCGGTTTTTTGAATACGGCCTGCACCACACCACCAGCAGAATCAATGCCAGCATCAGTGCTTTTTTCAATGAGGTGGATGACCTGATTGTCGAAAAAAGAATCAGCGACCAAAGACATGAAATGCAAAATATCGAAACAGCCCGAATTTACGGAAGCGAGGCTGAAATCGAATGGCACTTCATGGAAGACTGGACGGCCTATGGCCATGTGGCATGGTTACGGGGGAAAAACCGAACGGAAAACCAAGACCTTGACAACATTTATCCTTTCAATGGCCTTGCCGGTATTCGTCGTACGGCATCCTCCGGGCTGAACGGTCATATGGAAGCCGTTTGGGCAGCCAGGCAGTCCGAGGTTGCACCGGATGAAAGAAAAACTCCCGGATGGCTTACCCTCAATACAGGTATCAGCTACAGCATGCCCTTTGCCGGAAGTTTTCACGAACTGGCCTTAACGGCCAACAATCTGCTGGATGCCACCTACAGAGACCATCTCTCCACAGGACGAAAACCTGCTCTTCTGAATGAACCGGGCAGAAACATTGTTATCACCTACAGGGTTATCTTCTGA
- a CDS encoding NADH-quinone oxidoreductase subunit NuoE family protein, with product MEMQQELKLSDELLTFIDVWKEKRGNLIMILHRIQQEFGYVPKAIAIELSRYIEVPLAKIYGVLTFYHYFKQEKPGRNTLAVCTGTACYLKGAQGLLNEVENLLGVGVKETTDDGEFSVEAVRCIGCCGLSPVMTINDEVFGVVQPDDLAEAISRFHSKTPVN from the coding sequence ATGGAAATGCAGCAGGAGCTAAAACTGTCTGATGAGCTTCTAACCTTTATTGATGTGTGGAAAGAAAAACGGGGGAATCTCATCATGATTCTCCACCGGATCCAGCAGGAGTTCGGATATGTGCCAAAGGCCATAGCCATTGAACTGAGTCGGTATATTGAAGTCCCACTGGCTAAGATATATGGTGTTCTTACTTTTTATCATTACTTCAAACAGGAAAAACCAGGACGAAACACCCTGGCTGTCTGCACAGGCACAGCATGCTATCTGAAAGGCGCCCAGGGTTTGCTGAATGAAGTGGAGAACCTCCTTGGCGTAGGAGTAAAGGAAACCACAGACGATGGCGAATTCTCCGTTGAAGCCGTTCGCTGCATCGGGTGCTGCGGTCTGTCCCCTGTCATGACCATAAATGACGAGGTATTCGGGGTGGTACAGCCCGACGATCTGGCCGAAGCCATATCCAGATTTCACAGTAAAACTCCCGTTAACTGA
- a CDS encoding dolichyl-phosphate beta-glucosyltransferase, whose product MIFSIVIPAYNEEDRIRRTLEETSRWLESESMSAEILVVSDGSRDGTRKVVESFSAPKNVKLHCMEYFPNRGKGYAVRHGMLHAEGERILFMDADYSVPASFIHTAMGMLDEGADVAIASRAMAGSTIQQHQKPVRELAGKCYTLIQNLYLGLSYPDTQCGFKLFSRKACQDLFARQKLHSVIFDPEILYLAHRLGYSVSQFPVAWTHQEDSRIQYDSISKTLAVFKELFRIRQIHG is encoded by the coding sequence ATGATATTTTCTATTGTCATACCCGCTTATAACGAAGAAGATCGCATTCGAAGAACCTTAGAGGAAACAAGCCGATGGCTTGAATCGGAGTCCATGAGTGCGGAGATTCTTGTGGTTAGTGATGGAAGCCGGGATGGGACCCGTAAGGTAGTGGAGAGTTTTTCAGCCCCAAAAAATGTAAAGCTGCACTGTATGGAATATTTTCCTAATAGAGGGAAGGGGTATGCCGTTCGCCACGGTATGCTCCATGCGGAAGGTGAACGTATTCTGTTCATGGATGCAGATTATTCCGTACCGGCATCGTTTATTCATACCGCAATGGGCATGCTGGACGAGGGGGCGGATGTTGCCATTGCTTCCCGGGCTATGGCAGGCTCTACCATTCAGCAGCACCAGAAACCTGTCAGAGAACTTGCAGGGAAATGCTATACTCTGATACAAAATCTTTATCTTGGATTGAGTTACCCGGATACGCAGTGCGGATTTAAACTGTTTAGCCGAAAAGCCTGTCAGGATCTTTTTGCACGTCAGAAGCTTCACAGTGTCATTTTTGATCCGGAAATTCTCTATCTGGCACACAGGCTGGGGTACAGTGTGTCGCAGTTCCCGGTTGCATGGACCCATCAGGAAGACTCGCGTATCCAGTACGATTCCATTTCAAAGACACTGGCAGTTTTTAAAGAGCTTTTCCGTATCCGACAAATTCATGGCTGA
- a CDS encoding ATP-binding cassette domain-containing protein: MLKLLNVTKTLQKKNVLGNVTFSIKAGEMVCLTGPSGIGKTTLLEIAAGIIQPDSGIRELHAQRPACLLQDTPLLPWCSALGNMEYQLSGYFSAPARKEKALFWLERMELQGATHQKPSEMSGGMKRRLAFACCMALEPDMLFLDEPFAFLDAPWQAEFIRLLIRLNKEYHTAILMASHETAPLNNESIRIVPLLSSPVQLTSKAENASLRDVPGLPP, encoded by the coding sequence ATGCTTAAACTCTTGAATGTTACGAAAACTTTGCAGAAAAAAAACGTACTGGGGAATGTAACTTTTTCCATTAAGGCGGGAGAAATGGTCTGCCTTACCGGTCCATCGGGTATTGGCAAAACAACTCTTCTTGAAATAGCAGCCGGTATCATCCAGCCGGATTCAGGTATCCGGGAGCTTCATGCCCAGCGTCCGGCCTGTCTTCTGCAGGATACTCCCCTGCTTCCATGGTGTTCGGCTCTGGGCAATATGGAATATCAGCTTTCAGGGTATTTTTCTGCACCAGCCAGAAAGGAAAAAGCCCTGTTCTGGCTGGAACGGATGGAGCTTCAAGGCGCCACCCATCAAAAACCTTCCGAAATGAGCGGGGGTATGAAAAGACGTCTTGCCTTTGCCTGTTGTATGGCCCTCGAACCGGACATGCTTTTTCTTGATGAACCATTTGCGTTTTTGGATGCCCCATGGCAGGCAGAATTTATAAGGCTTCTCATCAGATTAAACAAGGAGTACCATACAGCAATTCTCATGGCCAGTCATGAAACAGCACCCCTGAATAATGAAAGTATTCGCATTGTTCCACTGCTTAGCTCCCCCGTGCAGCTCACTTCAAAAGCAGAAAACGCCTCCTTACGAGACGTTCCGGGGCTTCCCCCCTGA